One region of Aurantimonas sp. HBX-1 genomic DNA includes:
- the addB gene encoding double-strand break repair protein AddB — MNANILSIPPGRPFLPTLADSLLAGRIVPSFSYRGDPLALADVTIYVPTRRAARALAGEFSRALGKGSAILPAIRPIGESDAADLFAAPQERPTLLPVMDELTRRLHLARLARHWRAATAASERQALGLEAPVLPASAADALWLAGDLGTLLDEVETEGTSLAGIAALAPDDLADWWRLTLQFLAIVTEHWPALLAEQGRVSEAAARNAWLRGEAERLRRDGARGPVILAGSTATAPATLELMHAIAHLEQGALVLPGLDRHLPPATFDAIARDASIAAPGHPQYGLKSILDRFARAPASVEHLAAGEDPALAAREAFVADALRPAETTDAWAEGSLKHGPEALDGMALVEAEDEREEAMAIACAMRDALADPQATAALITPDRNLARRVVSELSRFGIAANDSAGRPLSATAPGTLAATAIEVALKPGDPIALVALLKHPLTRLGMDAGEARRAARAIELIALRGSVGVADGAKLAAVQAARRKALEEHPRRYARPVRQVSAAERDLADTMAQRLEEALAPLVTLRSASGELADYALAITLCLEALARSPTGSAEELYAGEAGQALAGFLSGLVQAPRTGFDFAAAELPDVVAALMAGETVRPRGGLSARAFVWGTLEARLQHVDVAVLGGLNEGTWPAGARSGAFLSRVMRREIALDPPERRIGLAAHDFWMAMGTRRVILSRARRSGGAPAIASRWLQRLLTLAGPEGADRLVREGETFLVHARDLDRTGTAARVARPTPRPPLADRPTRYRITDVETLIRDPYAIHARDILRLEKLPELMRDPHAAERGNLFHEILGGFVIEGNDPEAEDAVAELLAIAREAFEAEALPADIHAVWWPRMETLATNYIVWERERGANVAERHAEIAGSQELPGLSTTLTGRADRIDLMRDGSTEIIDFKTGTTPSVSQARALLAPQLPLEGAMAKRGGFGEAATATRIADLVYVRLRERAVHGERLGTDGGKNGEPVDPDALSEEAFAKLLGLAAAYRQETTPFTSRVRPFLAGDMSGPYDHLARAQEWAIGMDEPGEEGTS, encoded by the coding sequence ATGAACGCCAACATCCTGTCGATCCCGCCCGGCCGGCCCTTCCTGCCGACCCTCGCCGACAGCCTGCTGGCCGGCCGCATCGTCCCGTCGTTTTCCTACCGGGGCGATCCGCTGGCGCTCGCGGACGTGACCATCTACGTGCCGACGCGCCGCGCCGCGCGGGCGCTCGCCGGGGAATTCTCGCGGGCGCTCGGCAAGGGCAGCGCGATCCTTCCCGCCATCCGGCCGATCGGCGAGAGCGACGCTGCCGACCTCTTCGCCGCGCCGCAGGAACGCCCCACCCTGCTGCCGGTGATGGACGAGCTGACCCGGCGGCTGCATCTGGCGCGCCTCGCCCGGCACTGGCGCGCCGCCACCGCCGCCAGCGAGCGCCAGGCGCTCGGCCTCGAGGCGCCGGTGCTGCCGGCCTCGGCGGCGGACGCGCTGTGGCTCGCCGGCGATCTCGGCACGCTGCTCGACGAGGTCGAGACGGAGGGGACGTCGCTGGCCGGCATCGCCGCGCTGGCGCCGGACGACCTCGCCGACTGGTGGCGCCTGACCCTGCAGTTCCTGGCGATCGTCACCGAACACTGGCCGGCGCTGCTGGCCGAACAGGGCCGCGTCAGCGAGGCCGCGGCGCGCAATGCCTGGCTGCGCGGCGAGGCCGAACGGCTGCGGCGGGACGGCGCGCGCGGGCCGGTGATCCTCGCCGGCTCGACCGCCACGGCGCCGGCGACTCTGGAGCTGATGCATGCCATCGCCCATCTGGAGCAGGGCGCGCTGGTGCTGCCGGGCCTCGACCGGCACCTGCCGCCCGCGACCTTCGACGCGATCGCAAGGGATGCCTCGATCGCCGCGCCCGGCCACCCGCAATACGGCCTGAAGTCGATCCTCGACCGCTTCGCCCGCGCCCCGGCAAGCGTCGAACATCTCGCAGCCGGCGAGGATCCGGCGCTGGCGGCGCGCGAGGCCTTCGTCGCCGACGCGCTGCGCCCGGCCGAGACGACGGACGCCTGGGCGGAGGGAAGCCTCAAGCACGGGCCAGAGGCGCTCGACGGCATGGCGCTGGTCGAGGCCGAGGACGAGCGCGAAGAGGCGATGGCGATCGCCTGCGCCATGCGCGACGCGCTCGCCGACCCGCAGGCGACGGCGGCGCTGATCACGCCGGACCGCAACCTCGCCCGCCGCGTCGTCTCGGAACTGTCGCGCTTCGGCATCGCGGCGAACGATTCCGCCGGCCGGCCGCTCTCGGCGACCGCGCCCGGAACGCTGGCGGCGACCGCCATCGAGGTGGCGCTGAAGCCGGGCGATCCGATCGCGCTCGTCGCGCTGCTCAAGCATCCGCTGACCCGGCTCGGCATGGACGCGGGCGAGGCACGGCGCGCGGCCCGCGCGATCGAGCTGATCGCGCTGCGCGGTTCGGTCGGCGTCGCCGACGGCGCAAAGCTCGCCGCGGTCCAGGCGGCAAGGCGCAAGGCGCTGGAAGAGCATCCCCGCCGCTACGCCCGCCCGGTGCGGCAGGTGAGCGCCGCCGAGCGCGATCTCGCGGACACGATGGCGCAGCGGCTGGAGGAAGCGCTGGCGCCGCTGGTGACGCTGCGGTCCGCGAGCGGCGAGCTCGCCGACTATGCGCTGGCGATCACGCTCTGCCTCGAGGCGCTGGCGCGCTCGCCGACGGGCAGCGCCGAGGAACTCTATGCCGGCGAGGCCGGGCAGGCGCTGGCGGGCTTCCTCTCCGGCCTGGTGCAGGCGCCCCGCACCGGCTTCGACTTCGCGGCGGCCGAGCTGCCCGACGTGGTGGCGGCGCTGATGGCCGGCGAGACGGTGCGGCCGCGTGGCGGCCTGTCGGCGCGGGCCTTCGTCTGGGGCACGCTGGAGGCGCGGCTGCAGCATGTCGACGTGGCGGTGCTCGGCGGCCTCAACGAAGGCACCTGGCCGGCAGGGGCCCGCTCAGGTGCGTTTCTCTCCCGGGTGATGCGGCGCGAGATCGCGCTCGATCCGCCGGAGCGCCGGATCGGCCTTGCCGCGCATGATTTCTGGATGGCGATGGGCACCCGGCGGGTGATCCTGTCGCGGGCGCGCCGGTCCGGCGGCGCGCCCGCGATCGCGTCGCGCTGGCTGCAGCGGCTGCTGACCCTCGCCGGCCCGGAGGGCGCCGACCGCCTCGTCCGCGAGGGCGAGACCTTCCTCGTCCACGCGCGCGACCTCGACCGCACCGGGACCGCGGCGCGCGTCGCGCGGCCGACCCCGCGCCCGCCGCTGGCCGATCGTCCGACCAGGTATCGCATCACCGATGTCGAGACGCTGATCCGCGACCCCTACGCCATCCACGCCCGCGACATATTGCGGCTGGAGAAGCTGCCGGAGCTGATGCGCGACCCGCATGCGGCCGAGCGCGGCAACCTTTTCCACGAGATCCTCGGCGGGTTCGTGATCGAGGGGAACGATCCGGAGGCGGAGGACGCCGTCGCCGAACTCCTCGCCATCGCCCGCGAGGCCTTCGAGGCGGAAGCGCTGCCGGCCGACATCCATGCCGTCTGGTGGCCGCGCATGGAGACGCTGGCGACGAACTACATCGTCTGGGAGCGCGAGCGCGGGGCCAATGTGGCGGAGCGTCATGCCGAGATCGCAGGATCGCAGGAACTGCCCGGGCTTTCGACGACCCTCACCGGCCGCGCCGACCGGATCGACCTGATGCGCGACGGCTCGACCGAGATCATCGACTTCAAGACCGGCACCACCCCCTCGGTGTCGCAGGCGCGCGCGCTCCTGGCGCCGCAGCTGCCGCTGGAGGGCGCCATGGCCAAGCGCGGCGGCTTCGGCGAGGCGGCGACGGCGACCCGCATCGCCGACCTCGTCTATGTCCGGCTGCGCGAGCGCGCGGTCCATGGAGAACGCCTCGGCACCGACGGCGGCAAGAACGGCGAACCGGTCGATCCCGACGCGCTGAGCGAGGAGGCCTTCGCCAAGCTGCTCGGCCTCGCCGCCGCCTACCGGCAGGAGACGACGCCGTTCACGTCGCGGGTGCGGCCGTTCCTCGCCGGCGACATGTCGGGCCCCTACGACCATCTGGCGCGGGCGCAGGAATGGGCGATCGGTATGGATGAACCCGGCGAGGAGGGCACGTCATGA
- the addA gene encoding double-strand break repair helicase AddA — translation MSGFVGIEQTLATQARAANPTLSVFVSANAGSGKTHVLTERVVRLLLSGVEPARILCLTYTKAAAAEMSTRVFARLARWATAAPDELEKEIAALDGSRPDPARVAAARRLFAEALETPGGLKIQTIHAFCEAILHQFPLEANVPGHFEVLDETESAALLGEARRRLITGASATLAKDDAAQLLAEAFATALSLAGEWGLDQLIDEIVRKRDAIRRHVDEAGGLTGAIDLLRRALGVPSDAAEASILAEAFPGDGWDETFCRKLLALAGTSDKQTDRTLCERLTALLDPSNALDHVGRYNKLRTICLTQKGAPCKPGSVATKAVTDFIEDFGDRLERFQAHLAGVEDRLASLRLFEASRAALVLADRLERDYALLKRRRGRLDFEDLIVRTADLLTRSEASSWVHYKLDQGIDHVLIDEAQDTSPRQWQVMRQLVDEFFAGAGARNVARTVFAVGDEKQSIYSFQGASPRMFGEERRAMARRARDAGAAFETVRLTQSFRTAAPVLAAVDKVFADPLNRKGVAFDDEVPTHHTARGQAPGLVEIWPAYVAEAQPESRDWLQPLDHEPANSPANRLARRIAAQIGAWLGDTIAHKGGTKRLSPGDFIVLVRKRSVFVAAMAKALRDEKIAVAGADRLVITDHIAVKDLMALGRTVANFEDDLSLAEVLKSPLFDFSDDELMALALSREDWEPLSLGLRRLAGPEGLVRLPEFVPDETAAAFLAKARAALARLDTLRDRAGFETIFAFYARILGPEGGRRQLTARLGSDSGEVIDAFLDLALSEEEAGMPGLDAFLSRLASAPPVLKREMDQGRGAVRIMTTHAAKGLEAPVVFLVDPGSAPFVHAHGARLMEWPTMPGLRPGQAPGFVWRAAKELENGVVAELKETEKELAEEEYRRLLYVGMTRAADRLVICGTAGTRGPNEAAWLPRVQAALEADCRPVEDSDGAVIAWRYGDDGPAGTVSQEGPSVQPDAAPARPLDLSPLPPEILPPRPLSPSSAGAATEIEPVEMAGTIDAGFVSPVLGAGETPSLAIRRGLIVHRLLQVLPELAAGEREAAAERFVAASADDMSQGEQARLVASALAVLEAPDFAPIFAPGSRAEVSVVGEIRLAGRAFRVNGTIDRLAVTPEAVLIVDYKTNRPPPATLADVAPAYVLQLALYREILKPLYPDRPILAALLFTEAPRLIPLDEATMEAAIARRSSADVAERGDPAVVAAGSTERQPNAPVA, via the coding sequence ATGAGCGGCTTCGTCGGCATCGAGCAGACCCTCGCCACGCAGGCGCGCGCCGCCAACCCGACCCTTTCGGTGTTCGTGTCGGCGAATGCCGGCTCCGGCAAGACGCATGTGCTGACCGAGCGCGTGGTGCGTCTGCTGCTGTCCGGCGTCGAGCCGGCGCGCATCCTCTGCCTCACCTACACCAAGGCGGCGGCGGCGGAGATGTCGACCCGGGTCTTCGCGCGGCTCGCCCGCTGGGCGACAGCGGCGCCCGACGAGCTGGAGAAGGAGATCGCCGCGCTCGACGGCAGTCGGCCGGACCCTGCGCGCGTCGCCGCGGCCCGGCGGCTGTTCGCGGAGGCGCTGGAGACGCCGGGCGGGCTGAAGATCCAGACCATCCACGCCTTCTGCGAGGCGATCCTCCACCAGTTTCCGCTCGAGGCGAACGTCCCCGGGCATTTCGAGGTGCTGGACGAGACCGAGAGCGCGGCGCTGCTCGGCGAGGCGCGGCGCCGGCTGATCACCGGCGCCAGCGCCACGCTGGCGAAGGACGATGCCGCGCAGCTGCTGGCCGAGGCCTTCGCCACGGCGCTGTCGCTGGCCGGCGAATGGGGCCTCGACCAGCTGATCGACGAGATCGTCCGCAAGCGCGACGCGATCCGCCGGCATGTCGACGAGGCCGGCGGCCTCACCGGGGCGATCGACCTGCTGCGCCGGGCGCTCGGCGTTCCGTCCGACGCGGCGGAGGCGTCGATCCTCGCAGAGGCCTTCCCGGGCGACGGCTGGGACGAGACCTTCTGCCGCAAGCTCCTCGCCCTCGCCGGGACGAGCGACAAGCAGACCGACAGGACGCTCTGCGAGCGGCTGACGGCGTTACTCGACCCTTCGAACGCGCTGGACCACGTCGGGCGCTACAACAAGCTCCGGACGATCTGCCTCACCCAGAAGGGCGCCCCCTGCAAACCCGGGAGCGTGGCGACCAAGGCGGTCACGGACTTCATCGAGGACTTCGGCGACCGGCTGGAGCGCTTCCAGGCGCATCTCGCAGGCGTCGAGGACCGGCTTGCCTCGCTGCGCCTGTTCGAGGCAAGCCGCGCCGCGCTCGTGCTCGCCGACCGGCTGGAGCGCGACTATGCGCTGCTGAAGCGTCGCCGCGGCCGGCTGGATTTCGAGGATTTGATCGTGCGCACCGCCGATCTTCTGACCCGCTCGGAAGCTTCCTCCTGGGTGCACTACAAGCTCGACCAGGGCATCGACCACGTGCTGATCGACGAGGCGCAGGATACGAGTCCCCGGCAGTGGCAGGTGATGCGCCAGCTGGTCGACGAGTTCTTCGCCGGGGCGGGCGCGCGCAACGTGGCGCGCACCGTGTTCGCGGTCGGCGACGAGAAGCAGTCGATCTACTCCTTCCAGGGCGCCTCGCCGCGCATGTTCGGCGAGGAGCGCCGGGCGATGGCGCGTCGGGCCCGCGACGCCGGGGCGGCATTCGAGACGGTGCGCCTCACCCAGTCCTTCCGCACGGCGGCGCCGGTGCTGGCGGCGGTCGACAAGGTGTTCGCCGACCCGCTCAACCGCAAGGGCGTCGCCTTCGACGACGAGGTGCCGACGCATCACACGGCGCGTGGGCAAGCGCCCGGCCTGGTTGAGATCTGGCCGGCCTATGTCGCGGAGGCCCAGCCGGAATCGCGCGACTGGCTGCAGCCGCTCGACCACGAGCCCGCCAACTCGCCCGCCAACCGCCTCGCCCGCCGGATCGCGGCGCAGATCGGCGCCTGGCTCGGCGACACGATCGCCCACAAGGGCGGCACCAAGCGTCTGTCGCCGGGCGATTTCATCGTGCTGGTGCGCAAGCGCTCGGTCTTCGTCGCGGCGATGGCCAAGGCGCTGCGCGACGAGAAGATCGCGGTGGCGGGCGCCGACCGGCTGGTGATCACCGACCATATCGCGGTCAAGGACCTGATGGCGCTCGGCCGGACGGTGGCGAATTTCGAGGACGATCTGTCGCTCGCCGAGGTGCTGAAGTCGCCGCTGTTCGACTTCTCCGACGACGAACTGATGGCGCTCGCCTTGTCGCGCGAGGACTGGGAGCCGCTGTCGCTGGGGCTGCGGCGCCTCGCCGGGCCGGAAGGCCTGGTGCGGCTGCCGGAATTCGTGCCGGACGAGACCGCCGCGGCGTTCCTGGCCAAGGCGCGCGCGGCGCTCGCCCGGCTGGACACACTGCGCGACCGGGCCGGATTCGAGACGATCTTCGCCTTCTATGCGCGCATCCTCGGCCCGGAGGGGGGCCGCCGACAGCTGACCGCCCGGCTCGGCTCCGACTCCGGCGAGGTGATCGACGCGTTTCTCGACCTTGCCCTGTCGGAGGAGGAGGCGGGCATGCCCGGCCTCGACGCCTTCCTGTCGCGGCTCGCCTCGGCGCCGCCGGTGCTCAAGCGCGAGATGGACCAGGGCCGCGGCGCGGTGCGGATCATGACCACCCACGCCGCCAAGGGGCTGGAGGCGCCGGTAGTGTTCCTGGTCGATCCGGGCTCGGCGCCGTTCGTCCATGCCCATGGGGCGCGGCTGATGGAATGGCCCACCATGCCGGGGCTGCGGCCGGGCCAGGCGCCGGGCTTCGTCTGGCGCGCCGCCAAGGAGCTCGAGAACGGTGTCGTCGCCGAGCTGAAGGAAACCGAGAAGGAGCTGGCCGAGGAGGAATACCGTCGGCTGCTCTATGTCGGCATGACCCGCGCCGCCGACCGGCTGGTGATCTGCGGCACCGCCGGGACGCGCGGCCCCAACGAGGCGGCGTGGCTGCCACGCGTGCAGGCGGCGCTCGAGGCCGACTGCCGGCCGGTCGAGGATTCCGACGGCGCGGTCATCGCCTGGCGCTACGGCGACGACGGGCCGGCGGGCACGGTTTCGCAGGAAGGCCCCTCGGTCCAGCCGGACGCTGCCCCGGCGCGTCCGCTGGACCTGTCGCCGCTGCCGCCGGAGATCCTGCCGCCGCGGCCGCTGTCGCCGTCATCAGCCGGCGCGGCCACCGAGATCGAGCCCGTCGAGATGGCGGGGACCATCGATGCCGGATTCGTCTCGCCGGTGCTCGGCGCCGGCGAGACGCCGTCGCTGGCCATCCGCCGCGGCCTGATCGTCCACCGGCTGCTGCAGGTGCTGCCGGAGCTCGCGGCGGGCGAGCGGGAAGCGGCGGCCGAACGCTTCGTCGCCGCGAGCGCCGACGACATGAGCCAAGGCGAGCAGGCGCGGCTCGTCGCCTCGGCGCTCGCCGTGCTGGAGGCGCCGGACTTCGCGCCGATCTTCGCGCCCGGCAGCCGCGCCGAGGTCTCGGTCGTCGGCGAGATCCGCCTCGCCGGCCGCGCCTTCCGGGTCAACGGCACGATCGACCGGCTGGCGGTGACGCCGGAGGCGGTGCTGATCGTCGACTACAAGACCAACCGGCCGCCGCCGGCGACGCTGGCCGATGTGGCGCCGGCCTACGTGCTGCAGCTGGCGCTTTATCGCGAGATCCTGAAGCCGCTCTATCCGGACCGGCCGATCCTCGCGGCCCTGCTGTTCACCGAGGCGCCGCGGCTGATCCCGCTCGACGAGGCGACGATGGAAGCCGCCATCGCGCGGCGATCCTCGGCCGATGTCGCCGAGCGCGGCGATCCGGCGGTCGTCGCCGCAGGGTCAACGGAACGTCAACCGAACGCCCCCGTCGCTTGA
- a CDS encoding cupin domain-containing protein, whose protein sequence is MQITRRGTVPTKRAPASYFTGTVWQDPIVETPGPSRLRATLVTFEPGARTAWHTHPLGQTLYVTAGTGRCQTRGGPIQTIGAGDVVWIPPGEKHWHGAGPDTMVSHLAMHEAEDGNTVEWLEPVSDEDYLGS, encoded by the coding sequence ATGCAGATCACCCGCCGCGGGACGGTGCCGACGAAACGGGCGCCGGCCAGCTATTTCACCGGCACGGTCTGGCAGGACCCGATCGTCGAGACGCCCGGGCCGTCGCGGCTGCGGGCCACGCTGGTGACCTTCGAGCCGGGCGCCCGCACCGCCTGGCACACCCACCCGCTTGGCCAGACGCTCTATGTCACCGCCGGCACCGGCCGCTGCCAGACTCGCGGCGGGCCCATCCAGACGATCGGCGCCGGCGACGTGGTGTGGATCCCGCCGGGGGAGAAGCACTGGCATGGCGCCGGACCGGACACGATGGTGAGCCACCTCGCCATGCATGAAGCCGAGGACGGCAACACCGTCGAATGGCTCGAGCCGGTCAGCGACGAGGACTATTTGGGAAGCTGA
- a CDS encoding nucleotidyltransferase family protein produces the protein MTPVKSPTFKPTTAMVLAAGLGKRMRPITSTIPKPLVEVRGRALIDYGLDALARNGVTRVVVNVHYLPDLMKAHLKRRKDMEIVISDERDNLLDSGGGIVKALPALGEEPFYVINSDTFWIDGYRDNLDLMADLWDPSKMDVSLLIAEMRQATGYDGRGDFAMDPEGRLSRVAERDMSPFIYAGAAIIKPSVFTGMKPEKFSLNRIFDNAIDAGRLYGVRLGGLWITVGTPAALVEAEAAFLSSAAA, from the coding sequence ATGACCCCTGTGAAATCCCCGACCTTCAAGCCGACCACCGCGATGGTGCTCGCCGCCGGCCTCGGCAAGCGGATGCGGCCGATCACCTCGACCATCCCCAAGCCGCTGGTCGAGGTGCGGGGCCGGGCGCTGATCGACTACGGGCTCGACGCGCTGGCGCGCAACGGGGTCACCCGGGTGGTGGTCAACGTCCACTACCTCCCCGACCTGATGAAGGCGCATCTCAAGCGCCGCAAGGACATGGAGATCGTCATCTCCGACGAGCGCGACAATCTGCTCGATTCCGGCGGCGGCATCGTCAAGGCACTGCCGGCGCTGGGCGAGGAGCCGTTCTACGTCATCAATTCCGACACGTTCTGGATCGACGGCTACCGCGACAATCTCGACCTCATGGCCGATCTCTGGGATCCCTCGAAGATGGACGTCAGCCTGCTGATCGCCGAGATGCGGCAGGCGACCGGCTATGACGGGCGCGGAGACTTCGCCATGGACCCCGAAGGACGTCTTTCGCGGGTGGCCGAGCGCGACATGTCGCCGTTCATCTACGCCGGCGCGGCGATCATCAAGCCGTCGGTGTTTACCGGCATGAAGCCGGAGAAATTCTCGCTGAACCGGATCTTCGACAACGCCATCGACGCCGGTCGGCTCTACGGCGTCCGGCTGGGCGGGCTGTGGATCACCGTCGGCACGCCCGCCGCCCTCGTCGAGGCCGAGGCGGCCTTCCTGTCCAGCGCTGCGGCATAA
- the trxA gene encoding thioredoxin has translation MATKKIDTNNFKTDVLENAKPVVVDFWAEWCGPCKMIAPALEEISNEMPNIEVAKVNIDENPDIAAKFGVRSIPTLMLFKDGKPAAIQVGAQSKSKLVDWIKGAA, from the coding sequence ATGGCCACGAAGAAAATCGATACCAACAATTTCAAGACCGACGTTCTGGAGAACGCCAAGCCGGTCGTCGTGGATTTCTGGGCGGAGTGGTGCGGCCCCTGCAAGATGATCGCGCCGGCGCTCGAGGAAATCTCCAACGAGATGCCGAACATTGAGGTCGCCAAGGTCAATATCGACGAGAACCCGGACATCGCGGCGAAGTTCGGCGTGCGGTCGATCCCGACGCTGATGCTGTTCAAGGACGGCAAGCCGGCCGCCATCCAGGTCGGCGCGCAGTCGAAGTCGAAGCTGGTCGACTGGATCAAGGGCGCTGCCTGA
- a CDS encoding sensor histidine kinase: MADLLMADPADPSVLRFLEGDGEVRRLMRHRDWSTSPLGEPATWPSSLRSAIGLILDSGLPMFVAWGPGLGFLYNDAYSRILGNKHPTGLGQPFQAVWPEIWADVGPLVDKALRGEATMLENWPLVVNRYGHDEKAYFTFSYSPIRDENGTVRGMLCGVSETTGQMEAEHQLRESEARFRSMADSAPMMIWVTGPDGSCSYLNQPWYEYTGQTEQEGEGYGWLNTTHPDDREEAERAFHAANAARVPFRVEYRLRRRDGAYRWAIDAARPRFAEDGSYLGYVGCVIDIDERREAENALRESEDNYRHVVELNPQTTWTAGPGGQIDRVAERWREWTGTSGLGASWGDVLHPEDLEPSIAAWRKALATGVPYDVEHRARMVSGRYHWMHSRAYPRRDAEGRIVRWYGSTEDIHGRKVGEEHLHLMINELNHRVKNSLATVQAIASQTFRNPVSWEHARQDFSHRLLALARAHDVLTEASWSGATLQAVVDRALAAHRGPDGGQISADGPLVNLTPKTALALSLALHELCTNASKYGALSVEHGRVEITWTESGPPTNRRLLMTWREIGGPPVSVPTRKGFGTRLIEKSLAGELDGVVALSFEPDGVVCRIDVPSAGSA, encoded by the coding sequence TTGGCTGATCTGTTGATGGCCGACCCCGCCGACCCGTCCGTGCTCCGGTTCCTCGAGGGCGACGGCGAGGTCCGCCGGCTGATGCGCCACCGCGACTGGTCCACATCGCCGCTCGGCGAACCGGCGACATGGCCGTCCTCGCTGCGCAGCGCCATCGGCCTGATACTCGACTCGGGCCTGCCGATGTTCGTGGCCTGGGGTCCGGGGCTCGGCTTCCTCTACAACGACGCCTATTCCCGCATCCTCGGCAACAAGCACCCGACCGGGCTCGGGCAGCCCTTTCAGGCGGTCTGGCCGGAGATCTGGGCCGATGTCGGGCCGCTGGTCGACAAGGCGCTCCGCGGCGAGGCGACGATGCTCGAGAACTGGCCGCTGGTGGTGAACCGCTACGGCCACGACGAAAAGGCCTATTTCACCTTCTCCTATTCCCCCATCCGGGACGAGAACGGCACCGTTCGCGGCATGCTGTGCGGCGTCTCCGAGACCACCGGCCAGATGGAAGCCGAACACCAGCTGCGCGAGAGCGAGGCGCGCTTCCGCAGCATGGCCGACAGCGCTCCGATGATGATCTGGGTGACCGGGCCCGACGGCTCCTGCAGCTACCTCAACCAGCCGTGGTACGAATATACCGGCCAGACCGAGCAGGAAGGCGAGGGCTACGGCTGGCTGAACACGACGCATCCCGACGACCGCGAGGAGGCCGAACGGGCCTTCCATGCCGCCAACGCGGCGCGGGTGCCGTTTCGCGTGGAGTACCGGCTGCGGCGGCGCGACGGCGCCTATCGCTGGGCGATCGACGCGGCCCGCCCGCGCTTCGCCGAGGACGGCAGCTATCTCGGTTATGTCGGCTGCGTCATCGACATCGACGAACGACGCGAGGCGGAGAACGCGCTGCGCGAGAGCGAGGACAACTATCGCCACGTCGTCGAGCTCAACCCGCAGACGACGTGGACGGCGGGACCGGGCGGCCAGATCGACCGGGTGGCGGAGCGCTGGCGCGAATGGACTGGCACCAGCGGCCTCGGCGCGTCCTGGGGCGACGTCCTGCACCCGGAGGACCTGGAGCCCTCGATCGCCGCCTGGCGGAAGGCCCTGGCCACGGGCGTGCCCTACGATGTCGAGCATCGCGCCCGGATGGTCTCGGGCCGCTATCACTGGATGCACTCGCGCGCCTATCCGCGGCGCGACGCCGAGGGGCGGATCGTGCGCTGGTACGGCTCGACCGAGGACATCCACGGCCGCAAGGTCGGCGAGGAACACCTCCATCTGATGATCAACGAGCTGAACCACCGGGTGAAGAACTCCCTCGCCACGGTCCAGGCGATCGCCTCGCAGACCTTTCGCAACCCGGTCTCATGGGAGCACGCGCGGCAGGATTTCTCGCATCGCCTGCTCGCCCTGGCGCGCGCCCACGACGTGCTGACCGAGGCGAGCTGGAGCGGCGCGACGCTGCAGGCGGTGGTCGACCGTGCACTGGCGGCGCATCGCGGGCCCGATGGCGGTCAGATCTCCGCCGACGGCCCGCTGGTCAACCTGACCCCGAAGACCGCGCTGGCGCTTTCCCTGGCGCTCCACGAGCTGTGCACCAACGCGTCGAAATACGGCGCCCTGTCGGTCGAGCATGGCCGGGTGGAGATCACCTGGACCGAATCCGGACCGCCGACCAACCGTCGGCTGCTGATGACCTGGCGCGAGATCGGCGGCCCGCCGGTGAGCGTGCCGACCCGCAAGGGCTTCGGCACCAGGCTGATCGAGAAGAGCCTCGCCGGCGAGCTCGACGGGGTGGTTGCCCTGTCCTTCGAGCCGGACGGCGTCGTCTGCCGGATCGACGTGCCCTCGGCCGGCAGCGCATAG